TTCGTCGCCGGGGTGTTCGGCACGATCGGGGGCGTCTTCCTCGCCGTGGTCCTCGGCCTGGTCGGCCTCGGCCTGACGGTGGGCGGCGTCGTCTGGTGGGCGCTGCGCGCGCGGACCCGTACGGTCGGACCGTCGGGAGTCGTCGGCCGAGGAGGGGCATGAGCTGGGTCGAGCACTGCATCTGGTGGCACGTCTACCCGTTGGGGTTCACGGCGGCGCCGATCCGGACGGAGCACGACGCGGCGCACCGTCTGCGCCACCTGGAGGCGTGGCTCGACTACGCGGTCGACCTGGGCGCGTCGGGGCTCCTGCTCGGGCCGGTGTTCGCGTCGGAGACGCACGGCTACGACACGCTCGACCACTTCCGGATCGACCCGCGCCTGGGGGACGACGAGGACGTCGACCACCTCGTCGCCGCGTGTCGTGACCGCGGGCTGCGCGTCGTCCTCGACGGGGTGTTCAACCACGTCGGTGCGGGTCATCCGTGGGTCCGTGAGGTGCTGGAGGGCGGGCCCGACGGCCCGCTCGCGGACGTGCTCCGCGTCGACTGGTCCGCGCCGGGCGGTCCGCGGCTCGGCGACTTCGAGGGGCACGGCTCGCTGGTCGCGCTGAACCACGGGTCGCCGCGGGTGGTCGACCTGGTCGCGCGCGTGATGACGACGTGGCTCGACCGCGGCATCGACGGCTGGCGGCTCGACGCGGCCTACGCGGTCCCGACCGAGTTCTGGGCGCAGGTCCTGCCGCGGGTGCGCGCGTCGCACCCCGACGCGTGGTTCGTCGGCGAGGTCATCCACGGCGACTACGCCGCGATCGCGCAGGCGGCGACGTTCGACTCGGTGACGCAGTACGAGCTGTGGAAGGCGATCTGGAGCAGCCTCGTCGACGGCAACTTCTACGAGCTCGACTGGGCGCTGCAACGGCACGCCGAGATCCTGGGCAGCGTCCTGACCAGCACGTTCGTCGGCAACCACGACGTCAGCCGGATCGCGTCGACCGTCGGGCCGGAGGGTGCCGTGCTGGCGCTCGTCGTCCTCATGACCGTCGGTGGCGTGCCGTCCGTCTACTACGGCGACGAGCAGGGGTACACCGGTGTCAAGGAAGAGCGGCTGGGCGGCGACGACGACGTGCGTCCGTCGATGCCCGCGTCGCCGAGCGACCTCGCGGCGTGGGGCGCCGACACGTTCCGCCGGCACCAGGAGCTCATCGGGCTGCGTCGTCGGCACCCGTGGCTGGTCCGGGCGACGACCACGGCGACGTCGCTGACCAACACGCGCTACGCCTACACGGCGCGGGCGGGCGACGAGGCGCTGCACGTCGAGCTCGACGTCACCGCCGGTCACCGCGCGGTCGTGCGCGACGACGCCGGGACGGTGCTGTTCGAGTACCGCGCCTGACCGGGGTGGCCCGGGCGGGTCCCGACGCCGCCGCACGCGTACGTGCGGGTGACGCGCGTCCCCGCGGGGGGTGCGGGCGGTGTCCCTCGTCCGGGGACGACTTTCTCCTTCCGCTTGACTTTGCCCGGCGTCGCCAGCAGCCTTGACGCTCAAACGCCGGTGACACGAGTCAACGACCGTGACCAGGCCTCAGAGACGAGGTCTGGCGCCGGCGACGGACTGCACCACGGCGGTCACGAGCCGCCCGCACCACGCCGACCACGAGGCACGGCCCGCGCTGCGACAGGGACGTCGCACCGGTACCGCGCCGACGACCGGCGCCCGCCCCGCACCGGCGTCGCGCGACGCCGGTGAGCCCAGCACGCCCGGCGCGCACGTCCCCCGACGCCCGCGCCGACCCCGGTGCCGCACGACGCGTCGACGACGACCGCCGCACGGCACCCGACCCGAGAAACGGAGACCGTCGGATGTCATCCCATCCCCTGCCGGTGAGGGCGCGAGCCGTCGACCGGCGCGCCCTCGTGGCGATGATCGTGGTCGGCGCCCTCGTGGCGTACCTCGTCCAGGCGCTGTTCCTGCCCGTGCCGCGCGCCGCTGCCGTGAGCGTCGGCGCAGGCAGCTACGCGGAGGGGACGCCCAGCGGCGGCGCGGTGCCGACGGAGTGCAACGGCACGCCGGTCACCAACCCGCGCGCGCACGTCACGTCGAGCTTCCCGGCGGGGGCGATCCCGACGAACGACTGGTGGACGTCGCTGCTGTGGCGCAAGTTCGACTGCAACGCGATCTCCGAGAACCTCGTCGCGCACCCGCTGACGTTCAAGGCGTTCACGAACGGCCTGGGCGTGAGCTACCCGACGACGCCGAGCGTCTCCGGCACGTCGACGGGCGTGAGCGAGTACCACTACTCGTACGCCGAGGACTTCCGGCTCGGCGTCGCGGGTCTGACGTCGGACGGCAAGGTCGACACGTACTCCGACTGGACCGTCACCGAGCTGTGGAGCAACGGCTCGAGCAGCCTGCGCACGACGTTCGGGCACGGCCTGCCGTTCGTCTACGCGACGAAGACCGGCGGCAACGCGACCCTGACGACGACGGGCACCCCCACGGTGTGGAGCAACACCAACGCGGCGCTCGGCTTCACGGTCAACGGCCACGACTACGCGGCGTTCGCCCCCTCCGGTTCCACGTGGAACATCTCGGGGACGTCGATCAGCTCGTCGCTGAACGGCAAGGACTTCTTCTCGGTCGCGGTCCTCCCGACGGCGTCGGGGAGCAGCACGTCCGACAAGGTCGCCGCGCTCAACGCGTACGCGACGTACGCGCACAACCACGTGACCGGCACCAAGGTGTCGTGGTCGTACAACGAGTCGACCGCGCGCATGACGGCGACGTACGCGTTCACCACGACCGCCAAGCAGGGGTCGGCCACCGGCACGGTCTACGCGCTCTACCCGCACCAGCGCGACCAGCTCTCGGGCGTCACGCCGAGCAGCTACGCGTACGTCTCGCCGCGCGGCCCGATGCGCGTCGTCATCGGCTCGTCGCAGTTCCAGACGATCGCCGCGTTCAACGGTGTGCTCCCGCAGCTCGCGGCCACCGGCTTCACGCCCGGGTCCGCCGACGCGACGCAGCTCAACGGCTACGTCGACCAGGTCGCCGCGACCGACCCGTTCGCGGGCTTCGGCGAGGACACCTACTGGACGGGCAAGGCCTTCGGCCGGGCCGCGCAGGTCATCCAGATCGCGCACCTCACGGGCAACACCACCGCGCGCGACAAGCTGCTCGCCTCGGTCAAGACCCGCCTCACCGACTGGATGACCGCGTCCTCCGGCGAGACGCAGCGGGCGTTCTGGTACAACCCGTCGTGGGGCACGCTCATCGGCTACCCCGCGTCCTACGGCTCGGACACCGACCTCAACGACCACCACTTCCACTACGGCTACTACGTCGTCGCGGCCGCGAACGTCGCGCAGTTCGACCCGTCGTGGGCCGCGGACGCCGCGTACGGCGGCATGGTCAACACCGTCATCAAGGACGCCGCGAACTGGGACCGCAGCGACACCCGGTTCCCGTTCCTGCGCGACTTCGACATCTACGCCGGCCACGACTGGGCCTCCGGGCACGGCGCGTTCGGCGCGGGCAACAACCAGGAGTCGTCGTCCGAGGGCATGAACTTCGCCAGCGGGCTCATCCAATGGGGCCAGGCGACGGGCAACAAGACCGTCCGTGACCTCGGCATCTACCTCTACACGACGCAGGCGTCGGCCATCGAGAACTACTGGTTCGACACCGACGACGAGGCGTTCCCGGCCTCCTTCGGGCACTCCACGGTCGGCATGGTGTGGGGCGACGGCGGCGCGTACGCGACGTGGTTCTCCGCCGAGCCCGAGATGATCCAGGGCATCAACCTGCTGCCCAGCACCGCGGGTCACCTCTACCTGGGCTACAACCCGTCGTACATCGGCCGCAACCTCACCGAGCTCGAACGCAACAACGGCGGCAAGGCGACGGTGTGGAAGGACATCATCTGGGAGTTCCAGGCCCTCGCCGACGCTCCCACGGCGCTGTCCGAGTTCCGGTCGCAGGCGAGCTCGTACACCGTCGAGGAGGGCGAGTCCCGGGCGCACACGTTCTACTGGCTGAAGAACCTGTCCGTGCTCGGCACCGTCGACCGGTCCGTCACGGCGAACACCCCGCTGCACGCGGTCTTCGTCAAGAACGGCACGCGCACCTACCAGGCCGCCAACATGGGCAGCTCCGCGATCACCGTGACGTTCTCCAACGGGGTCACGCTGTCCGTGCCGGCGCGGTCCGTCGCGTCGACGACGGGCGGCTCGACCGGCGGCGACACCACGGCGCCCTCGACGCCGTCGGGGCTGTCCGCGTCCGGCACGACGTCGTCGTCGACCACGCTGTCGTGGTCCGCGTCGACCGACAACGTCGGGGTGACCGGCTACGAGGTGCTGCGCAACGGCACGGTCGTCGGCTCGACGTCCGGCACGACGTACACCGCCTCCGGGCTGTCCGCCGGCACCGCCTACACGTTCGCCGTCCGGGCGTACGACGCGGCCGGCAACCGGTCGTCGTCGAGCAGCTCGGTGAACGTGACGACGCCGTCCGGCACGGGCAGCGACACGACGGCGCCCTCGACCCCGTCCGGGCTGTCCGCGTCCGGCACGACGTCGTCGTCGACCACGCTGTCGTGGTCCGCGTCGACCGACAACGTCGGGGTGACCGGCTACGAGGTGCTGCGCAACGGCACGGTCGTCGGCTCGACGTCCGGCACGACGTACACCGCGTCCGGCCTGTCCGCGTCCACGGCGTACACGTTCGCGGTCCGGGCCTACGACGCCGCCGGCAACCGGTCCGCCACCAGCGGCTCGGTGTCCGTCACGACGTCGGCCGGCACGGGCACGGGCGTCGACGCGACGTCGCGCATCCAGGCCGAGGCCTTCAACGGCCAGTCCGGCACCGCGACCGAGGCGACGTCCGACACGGACGGCGGGCTCAACGTCGCCTGGATCGGCAACGGCGACCACCTGCGGTTCGACAACGTCCGCTTCGGCACCACGGCCCGCACGCAGTTCAGCGCGCGCGTCGCGTCCGGTGCGGCGGCCGGGGTCAGCGGGCTCGTGGTCGTCCGGCTCGACAGCCTCACCGCGCAGCCCGTCGGCTCGTTCGCGATCGGGAGCACGGGCGGCTGGCAGACGTGGCGGACGGTCCCGACCAACATCGCGGGCGTGACCGGCACCCACACGGTCTACCTGACGTTCGAGTCCGGTCAGCCGGCCGACTTCGTCAACGTCAACTGGTTCACGTTCCAGTAGGCCGACCGACGACAGGGCGCACCCGCCGGGCTCCACACCGGTGGGTGCGCCCTCGGCGCGTCAGGACTGCTCGCGGTCGCGTCGTGGGGCGTCAGGCCGGGACACGACGACGTGACCGGGACCTCGACGGCCAGGGTCAGGTGGACTCGCGCGCGACGACGTGGAAGACGTCGCTCGTCTGGGACGGTGGCCGGACCGCCGGGTCGAGCGCGGCCAGCACGGACGCGGCCAGGTAGGACGCCTGGGCGTCGATGGCCTGCCAGATCGTGGTGAGCGGGGGCGCCGCGAGCTTCGCGGTGGGGATGTCGTCGACCCCGATCACGGCGACGTCGTCGGGCACCCGCAGCCCCTCGGCGCGCAGCCCGGCGAGCACCGCCAGCGCGACCTCGTCGTTGTAGGCGGCCACCGCGGTCACCGGCTCGTCGCCGGACCGCCACGCGCGGACGGCGGCCGTCGCCGACTCGACGTCCAGGCCGACCGCCGCGACGCGCGGCGCCGGCAGGCCGTGGTCCTCGCACGCCGCCCGCACACCCGCGAGCCGTCGGTCCGCGAAGGCCGCGAGCCGGTCGTCGGCGGGAGCCGCATACGCCAGCGACCGGTGCCCGCGCTCGACGAGGTGGTCCACCTGGAGCGCGCCGATGTTCGTCTGCGGGACGGAGAAGATCTCGGGGTGCGGGTCCTCGTCGAGCGCCGTGCCGACGACCGGGATACCGGCCCGACGCATGGCGTACGTGTCCTCGTCGGCGAACGGCGCGAGGCCCAGGACCGCGCACGGCGTCACCGCGCGCCACAGGTCGGCGAGCGACCCCTTGCCGCGCCCGCTGTGCACCAGCACCGACAGCCCGTGGTCCGCGAGCGTCGTCGTGAGGTGGTCGATGAGCGTGTCGATGACCGGCCCGACCGTCCAGTCGGGCAGGACCACGAGCACGAGGTCGGAGCGTCCCGAGCGCAGCGTCCGCGCCGCCGCGGACGGGGTGTAACCGAGGCGGGCGGCCGCGTCGAGGACGCGCTGCCGGGTCGCGTCGGTGATGACGACGCCGTCCTTGGCGTTGAGCACGTAGCTCACCGTGGTGCGCGAGACACCGCTCTCCCGGGCCACGTCGGCACTGGTCACGCGCGGCACGGTCTTCCTCCTCAACCTGGCCGGACTGCGCCGACCACCCTAGACCCGCGCACGGGCCCGGCGACCGAGGCGTCGTCGAGAAACGCGCGCACGGCGCAACGCCCCGCCGCCCGCGCGACGAGTCGTGCGAGTGGCGGACGGCCCGGCGTCAGGCCTGCTGCGAGCGCGCGACGAGCTTGTGACCGAGCTGCCCCGCGGAGTGGGCGTCGAGCATCTGCGTCTGCGCCTCGACGATCCGCAGCAGCGCGGGGTCGTGCCGCTGCACCTCGGACGACTGCAGCAGCACGGTGCCCTTGCCGGTGAAGTCGTACTGGCGCTCCTCGCCGGACTCGCGACCGAACATCATCTGCACGCCCGACACGAGCGAGTGCGCCATCCAGTTGTAGTCGTAGTGGTGGCTCGGCGACGGGCAGTCGGCCCAGCCGAGCAGCGCCTCGGGGTCGGCGCGGAACGGCGGCTCGACGAAGATGACGGGCCCGTTCGACGACGCGAGGAACTTGCCCGTGCCGATGAGCGTGACGAAGCCCGGGACGATCGACTGCTTGAGCTCGAGGCCGGTCTCGAACGCGAGCAGGTTGGTCTGCTTGATCGTGAGGTTGCCGTCGCCCAGGTCGTACGAGTTGATGTCGTTGCCGCGGTCGCCGATGACGAGCTTGCCGCGGCCGCTCGCGACGACCCACTCCTGCGCGTACAGCGGCGACGCGAACCGGGCGGCGACCCACGCGGCGCGCGAGGCGTAGGCGCTCACGGCGGAGAAGTCGATGTTGCCGTAGTACGCGATCATCGCGCCCTTCGACGTGAACCACTCGCCGTTCAGGTCGATCGAGAACGAGTACGCGTTGACGTTGTCGTTCGCCGGGAGGGTCCGGGCGTCGTAGATCGTCGTGTCGATCCCGCTGATCATCAGAACTTCTCCTCGGACGCCTGGACGTAGACCGTGCCGTGACCCGACACGTGGAGCTGGAACGCCTCGCCGGACCCGCGGCCCACGAGGTCACGCAGGCCGACGCTGGCCTTGAGGTCGATGTTCAGCGCGCCCGTGTGGCCGACGTACGCCTGCGGGTCGACGCCGACGACCTCGCCGTTGAGCGGCAGCGGGAACGTGCCGCCGTGCGACAGCAGCGCGACCGACCCGTGCCCCGAGATGCGGGTGGTGAACAGGCCCTGCCCGGTCATCGCGCCGCGGACCGCGGAGCGGATGCCGCCCTGGCCGATGAACTCGACGCTGGTCTGGAGGTTCGCGTCGTGCGCGAGCAGCCGGTCCGCCTCGACCGTGAGCGAGTCGCCGCTGAGGTCGATCACCGTCACGTGCAGGCCGCGGAACCCGTACAGGACGGAGCCGTTGCCCTCGGTCGCCATCATCGGGTTCGACTCGCCCGACATCGCCGCGCCGACGAACCCGCCGACGCCCTGTCCCTGGCCGCTGATCGGCCGGAACGACACGTTCCCCTCGTACCCGAGCATCGCGCCGCGGCGCGCGAGCACCGGGTTCTGCGTCGTCACGGGGATGCGGACGACCTTGCTGTTGACCTTCTCGAACGCCATCGTCGTCGCCCTCTCAGCGCTCGGCCGGCTGGATGTAGACGGTGCCGTTGCCCTCGAACCGCAGGGAGAACGGCTCGCCGCCGTCCTCGCCGATGACGGACCGCCAGGAGACGCCCGACACGAGGCTCATCTGCGTCTGGCCGGTGCCCGCGACGTACACGTCGGGGTCGACGACCAGCGGCTCGCCGGGCGTGACGGCCAGCGCGATGAGCGGGCCCTCGGACATGATCGCGACCTGGCCGGTGCCGGTGACGGTCGTCGTCGCGAGGCCCTGCCCGGACGTCATGCCGCGCAGACCGGCGAACTGCACGTCGAGCTGGAGGCCGTCCGTGACGGCGAGGATGTGGTCGGACTCGACCGTGAGCCGGTCGTTCTGCAGCTGCACGACGGTCACGTCCATCGCGTCCTGCGCGAGGTAGACGCGGCCCGCGCCGCTGCACGTCATGAGCGAGATCGACTCGCCGGCGACGCGCTGCTTGAGCGCGGCGCGGAACCCGCCGCCGCCGCCCATGCCGGCCGACTTGAACTCGACCTTGCCGGTGTACGCGACCATCGAGCCGGACGCGGCCCGGACGGAGTCGCCCTGGAGGTCGGCGTGCAGGACGCGCTTGTCCGCGGTGAGGACGGCCACGGTTCCCCTGTCTGACGGGCGCGCGCCGGGGCGCGCGGGCGGAGGGTGACGCCGCGAGCCGGGGGCGGTGGGCGTCAGGACTCCGGGGAGCCTAACCGTGCGGTGCGACGCCTGCGGCGCGTTCCAGCCTCCAGGGCAGGTGATTCCCCGACTCGGGGGAACCGCGCCCCGGACGCGACGACGCGACCCCGCGCCGACAGCGCGACATCGATCTCTCGCGCTCGCGCCGATGTCGCTCCGACGCCGCCGTCCGTCACTTCGACGCCGAGGCGGTCAGTCTCGGCATCTCACGGGGGGAGGTCCTGCGTCGCCATCTGGAGGCTGAGGTCACGCGCGACGAGTCCCGGAGCGTCTCCATGACGGGCGCGGACCGGGACCGGTTCGCCGCCGCCTACTCCGGCCTCGCCGACCCGCACGTCATGGGCGCCGCGTGGCGGTGACGGCGTGGCTGGTCGACGAGTCGGCCCTGGTCCGGCTCCCGTACGCGGTGGACCGTCACCTCTGGCAGTCGCGGCTCGAACGCCGTCCGCTCCGCATCACCGTCGTCACCCTCGAGAGGCTCGACTTCGCCTGAGCCCCGTCCCGAGCCGGAGAACCGGCCCGGGGCGTCGGGGTTGGCCCCTACAGTTCACGGGTGCCTGACGACGGGACCATCGGGACGACGACGCAGAGCGCCTTCCAGGTCGACCTGCGCGGCGTCGTCGAGCTGCTGAGCCACCACCTCTACTCCGGCCCGCGCGTGTACGTGCGCGAGGTCGTCCAGAACGCGGTCGACGCGGTGACGGTGCGCGGTGCGCGCGACGACCGGCCGGCGCTGCTGCTGGTCCCGGCCGACGTGTCCGCGGACGGCCGGCTGCACGCGATGGACTCCGGGGTCGGGCTCGACGAGGACGACGTGCGCACGTTCCTCGCGACGATCGGCCGGTCGAGCAAGCGCGACGAGCTGGGCCTGGCGCGGTCCGACCTTCTCGGGCGGTTCGGCATCGGCCTGCTGTCGTGCTTCATGGTCACGGACGCGATCGAGGTCGTGTCCCGCCGCGGCGACCGGGGCGACGAGCCGCCGGTGCGCTGGGTCGGCGAGGCGGACGGGACGTACCGGCTCCAGTCGTGGGCGGCCGACGGGCAGATGGACGACGAGCGCGCCGACTGGCTCGCCGCCGGGCCGGGCACGTGCGTCGCCCTCGCACCGCGGCGCGGCTCGGAGCACCTGCTGAGCAGCGCGAGCGTCGTCGAGCTGGCCCGGCACTACGGCGCGTACCTCCCGCACCGCGTGGTCGTCCGCACGCCCGACGGCGACGTCGAGGTGAGCGACCGGACCCCGCCGTGGCGCGAGACGGACCCCGAGCGGCGGCGTGACGCGTGCGTGCGGCTCGCGGAGACCGAGCTCGGCGGGACGCCGTTCCACGTGCTCCCGATCCGCGTGCCGGAGGCCGGGCTCGACGGCGTCGCCGTGATCGCCGGTCAGCGGTCGTCCAGCGCACGGCACGGGCGCCACCGCGTCCACCTCAAGGGCATGCTCCTGTCGGACCAGGTGCCGGACCTCGTGCCGGAGTGGGCGTTCTTCGTCCGGTGCGCGGTCGACGCGGAGCTGCTGCGTCCCACGGCGGACCGCGAGGGGCTCGTCGAGGACGACCTGCTGGAGCACGTCCGCACGTCGATCGGCGAGCAGGTGCGCGCGTGGCTCGTGCGGCTCGCGGCGACGCAGCCGCACCGGTTGCGCGAGTTCCTGTCGCTGCACGACACCGCGGTGAAGGCGCTCGCGCTGCACGACGACGAGCTGCTGCGCATCGTGCTGCCGCTGCTGCCGTTCGAGACGAACCAGGGCGTCACGACGCTGCCCGAGCTGCTGGCCACGACGGACGTCGTCCGCGTCACGCAGTCGATCGACGACTTCCGGCAGGTCGGGGCGGTGCTCGCCGCGCAAGGCGTGGCGGTCGTCAACGGCGGGTACACGTTCGACCTCGCGCTCGTGCACCGTCTGGTCGACGTCCGGCCGGACGCGGTCGTCGAGCGCGTGACGCCGACGGACGTCGAGGGCCACGTGCGGTTCGTCGGGGAGGAGCGCGCGCGCGAGGTCGCGTCGGCGCTCGACGAGATCCGGGCGGTGCTCGACGCCGTCCAGGTGGACGTCGAGCTGCGGTCGTACGCACCCGCGACGCTCCCCGCGCTGCTGGTCGAGGACGACGCCGCGCACGACCGCCGCGAGGTCCGGGCGGTGGCCGCGGAGGTCGACGACGCGTGGGGTGCGCTGCTCGGCGCGTTCGACGACGGTGGCAGCGACCGCCCGCGCCTGCTGCTCAACGACGCCAACCCGACGGTGCGGCGCGTCCTCGCGCTCGACGACGCGACGCTGCGCGGCCTGGCCGCCGAGACGCTGTACGGCCGCGCCCTCCTCGCCGCCCCGCGCCGTCTGCGCCCCGCCGACTCGGCCCTGCTCGACCGCTCGTTCAACGCCCTGCTCGACCGTGCGGTCGCGACGGTGACGCCCGCCATCGAGACCCCCGCCACCGAGACCCCCGCCACCGACCCCGAGGGGACGACCCGATGACCGTGACGCGTGCCGAGGTCGAGGAGCTGCTCCAGCGGCTCGCGCAGACGCCGCCGAACGCGAAGCCCGACGTCGCGACGGAGCTCGTGCAGGTCGCCGACGCGCAGGGCGACGCCGACCTGCGGTTCCGCGCCCGTCTGGCGTACGTGTCGTCGTTGCACCACGCCAACGACCGGCACCGCATGTTCGCGCCGTTCGTCTACGTGCTCCAGCAGTACGACGCCGCGCCCGGCTGGATGACGGAGGAGCAGCGCTGGGAGGTCCTCTGGCTGCACAAGTGGATGGTCACGTGGCTCGTCGACCACCCGCAGGTGCCGCTCGCGCAGCTCCAGGAGGTGCTCGACGGGATGCGGCGGCGGTACGCGGAGGCCGGCGAGGGGCTTGCGCCCGTGCTGGGGTGCGCGTACGTGCTGCGCGCGCACGTCGACGGTGAGGCCGCGGCCGAGGCCGAGTTCGACGCGTGGGTGCGCGCGCCGCGCACGCACCTGTCGGACTGCGAGGGCTGCGAGCCGTCGGCGCGCATCGCGCACCTCGCCGAGCTGGGCCGCCACGAGGAGGTGCTCGCCGAGCTCGCGCCCGTGGTCGACGGCGACGTGGGGTGCAGCGAGCAGCCGCAGGTCGCGATCGGCGAGGCGCTGACGTCGCTCGTCGTCGTCGGCGACCACGACCGCGCCGCGACGCTGCACCGCACCGCGTTCCGGGCGAGCCGGTCCAACCCCGCGGACACGGCCTCGGTCGCCCGGCACCTGCACGTGCTCGCACGCACCGGCAACCTCACGCGCGGGCTCGAGGTGCTGGGCGAGCAGCGGCACGCGCTCGAGCACCCCTCGTCGCCCTACGCGGGGATGGAGCTCGCCGCGGCGGCGACGCGGCTGCTGCACGCGGTGGTCGCGGCCGGGGACGGCGAGGCGACGGTCCGCGGTGGCGGTCGGCCGCCCGAGCGCGCCGCCGACCTGCTGGTCCGCGTCGAGGAGCAGACGTGGTCGCTCGCGCGCGCGTTCGACGAGCGCAACGGCACGACGGCCGTCGGCGACCGCGTCCGCGCCTGGGTCGAGGCACCCGACCTCCCGCACCTCCCGCTCGGCCCCGTCACGGCACCGGCCGAGACGGTCGCGCGCCTCGACGTGGTCCGCACCCCGCTCGACCCGACGTTCGGCGCCGACCCCGGCGGCCTCGACCTGCCCGCGCTCGCGGAGCTCGTGATCCTCGCGCGCCGGCGGGCGTCGACCCCGACGTGGACGCGCCTCGTGGCGCACTGGAAGACGCGCCGCGACGGCGAGCTCGCGGCGCTCGACCGTGCCGACACCGTCGCCGTGCGCGCCGCGGCCGACCTCGACGCCTTCGCGCTCTGGGCGCCGTCGCCGCACCCCGACCTGTCGCTCGCGACCAGCGCCGCGGAGCTCTACCGGACCCTCGGCGACGAGGCCGAGGCGGTGCTCGTCGAGGTCCTGGCCGACCTGCACGCCGGTCGCCCGGTCGACGTCGCCGCCGTGATCACCGCCGTCGACGCGCACGGCACCCCCGTGCAGCGGGCGCGTGCCCGCTCGCGGGTGGCCGCCGAGGCGCTCGAGGAGCAGGCGCGGGCGCTCCACGCGGACGCCTACGCGATCCTCGTCGAGGCCCGCCCGACGTCCGCCGAGGACCGGTCGGTCGCGGCACGCGTGCTGCTCGACGTCACGCCGTTCGGCCCCGACCGTCCGGCGGTCCTGCAGAGCGCGCTCGACCTGCTCGACGACGGCGACGAGCCCATGCTGCGCGCGCAGGTCGCCTCCGAGCGGGCCGTCGCGAGCGCACAGGAGGGCGACCTCGACGCGGCGCACGCGCACTTCGACGAGGCCGCGCGGGTCGCGCGCGTCGCCGGTGCGCCCGAGGTGCTGCTCCAGGTCGAGGCGCGCCGCGCGCACGTGCTCGCCGGGACGGGTCAGCCGGACCGTGCGGAGGTGCTCGCGCTCGCGGTCGCCGCAGCCGCGCGCGAGGTCGAGCGCCCGGACCTCGCGATCGAGCAGAGCACGCTCGCGGCGCAGCTCATGGCGTCGCGCGGGCGCGAGCTCGAGGCCGTCGAGGTCGCCGAGGCCGCGCTCGGGCTCGTCTACCCCGACGCCGCCGTGTCGCGGCAGCACCGCGCG
The sequence above is a segment of the Cellulomonas fimi genome. Coding sequences within it:
- a CDS encoding HSP90 family protein, whose amino-acid sequence is MPDDGTIGTTTQSAFQVDLRGVVELLSHHLYSGPRVYVREVVQNAVDAVTVRGARDDRPALLLVPADVSADGRLHAMDSGVGLDEDDVRTFLATIGRSSKRDELGLARSDLLGRFGIGLLSCFMVTDAIEVVSRRGDRGDEPPVRWVGEADGTYRLQSWAADGQMDDERADWLAAGPGTCVALAPRRGSEHLLSSASVVELARHYGAYLPHRVVVRTPDGDVEVSDRTPPWRETDPERRRDACVRLAETELGGTPFHVLPIRVPEAGLDGVAVIAGQRSSSARHGRHRVHLKGMLLSDQVPDLVPEWAFFVRCAVDAELLRPTADREGLVEDDLLEHVRTSIGEQVRAWLVRLAATQPHRLREFLSLHDTAVKALALHDDELLRIVLPLLPFETNQGVTTLPELLATTDVVRVTQSIDDFRQVGAVLAAQGVAVVNGGYTFDLALVHRLVDVRPDAVVERVTPTDVEGHVRFVGEERAREVASALDEIRAVLDAVQVDVELRSYAPATLPALLVEDDAAHDRREVRAVAAEVDDAWGALLGAFDDGGSDRPRLLLNDANPTVRRVLALDDATLRGLAAETLYGRALLAAPRRLRPADSALLDRSFNALLDRAVATVTPAIETPATETPATDPEGTTR